The window GCCAAAGAACTTCTTTCAGCGACGGTTTGCCATCCCAGTAGAGCGTTACGGCGACACGGCTTCCCTCAAAACTCTGCGATCGCTAGTACAACCCTTTATTCTGCGTCGTCTCAAGAGCGATCGCAGCATTATCCAAGACTTGCCCGAAAAACAGGAAATGACGATTTTCTGTGGACTCACCGCCGAGCAAGCCAAGTTATACCAACAAGCGGTCGATACCTCCCTATCCGAAATTGAAAACGCTGAAGGCATCAAGCGACGAGGCATGATTCTAGCGCTGTTGGTGAAACTGAAGCAGATTTGTAATCACCCAACTTTGTTGAAGGATGAAGGAGGAGGGATGAAGGATGAAAACAAAACTGCTTCATCCTTCAAGAGCCGTTCTGGCAAGCTTCAGCGCTTGGAGGAGATGCTGGAAGAAATTTTAGCCACAAGTGAGGAAGTGGGTGCCACTAAAGGCGATCGCGCTTTAATCTTTACTCAATTTGCCGAGTGGGGCAAATTATTGCAAGACCATCTGCAAAAACAACTAAAGCAAGAAATTCCGTTCCTGTACGGCAGCACCTCGAAGAAGCAACGCGAGGAAATGGTCGATCGCTTTCAACAAGACCCTCAGGGGCCGAGAATTTTTATTCTTTCCCTCAAGGCAGGTGGGGTAGGACTCAATCTGACTCGTGCCAACCATGTCTTCCACTTCGATCGCTGGTGGAACCCAGCAGTCGAAAACCAAGCCACCGACCGGGTATTCCGCATCGGTCAGACTCGGAATGTCCAAGTGCACAAGTTTGTGTGCAACGGCACCTTGGAAGAAAAAATTCATGAATTGATTGAAAGCAAGAAAGCTCTAGCCGAGCAAGTTGTCGGGGCTGGTGAACAATGGCTAACTGAGATGGACACTGACCAACTCCGCAACTTGCTCTTGCTCGATCGCAGCGCTGTGATTGATGAGGACACAGAATGACCCATTATTCTCCCAATTCGACTAAAAATAACGAGCCACCTAAAGCCACCACGGCAGCAGATGGCGTTTCTCTCCAACCCAGCCGTGAATGGTGGGCGCAGCGCTGGGTAGATGTTTTGGAGTCTTTTGGCTGGCGACGACGCTTGGAGCGGGCTCGCAACTATGCTCGGCAAGGCAATGTTTTGTCGCTAGAGTTTCAAGGGCCAAAGGTGTCTGCTCTAGTCCAAGGTACTGCTCCTGAACCCTATCAAGTCTCGCTTTCCCTCGATCCGTTTACTGAGGAACAGTGGGGGTATGTGATTGAAACGATGTCCCAGCGAGCAATTTTCTCAGCCAAGCTCTTAGCAGGGGAAATGCCTCAAAGCATTGAAGAAGTCTTCACTAGTAATGGTTTGAGCTTGTTTCCACTCACACGATTTGATATTCATAGCAAATGCTCTTGCCCTGATCCTGCGAACCCCTGCAAGCACATTGGGGCCGTTTATTACCTGTTGGGCGATCGCTTTAGTGAAGATCCGTTTGTCTTGTTTGAACTGCGGGGGCGTACCAAAGAGCAAATTATCGCTGCCCTACGACAAATGCGGAGTACTAGCAGTGAGGGCACAGCATTAACTCCAGAAGAATCAGTGAGCGATCGCCCGCAACCCATTGCACCGCTAAAAATCGAGCAGTTTTGGCATTACAACGAACAGCTAGAGTCTTCTTTGGTAGTCATCGCGCCCCCTCCCAGTACAGAAACCATCTTGGATGTGCTTGGTCCTATTGCTATAAAACCAGAAGCGGCGACCAGTGCAACTACT of the Trichocoleus desertorum ATA4-8-CV12 genome contains:
- a CDS encoding metal-binding protein; amino-acid sequence: MESFGWRRRLERARNYARQGNVLSLEFQGPKVSALVQGTAPEPYQVSLSLDPFTEEQWGYVIETMSQRAIFSAKLLAGEMPQSIEEVFTSNGLSLFPLTRFDIHSKCSCPDPANPCKHIGAVYYLLGDRFSEDPFVLFELRGRTKEQIIAALRQMRSTSSEGTALTPEESVSDRPQPIAPLKIEQFWHYNEQLESSLVVIAPPPSTETILDVLGPIAIKPEAATSATTQPPSPVVMEHLRSIYTAVSQQAVVTAMNTADS